One Strigops habroptila isolate Jane chromosome 19, bStrHab1.2.pri, whole genome shotgun sequence genomic window carries:
- the PCGF2 gene encoding polycomb group RING finger protein 2 isoform X1 — MHRTTRIKITELNPHLMCALCGGYFIDATTIVECLHSFCKTCIVRYLETNKYCPMCDVQVHKTRPLLSIRSDKTLQDIVYKLVPGLFKDEMKRRRDFYAAYPVAEVPNGSNEDRGEVSEQDKGNLTDDEIVSLSIEFYEGSREEKKGTVENGDLEKEKKNGLRFLRCPAAMTVMHLAKFLRNKMDVPSKYKVEVLYEDEPLKEYYTLMDIAYIYPWRRNGPLPLKYRVQPACKRLKLSQPITSECTNTSGASECESVSDKAHSPATLPATSSSLPSPGTPSHGSPSSTGTGTALNGTSNCHPLPAAAATRCRKATVNGSTASALT, encoded by the exons ATGCACAGGACCACCAGGATAAAGATCACCGAGCTCAACCCACACCTGATGTGCGCCTTGTGCGGCGGCTACTTCATAGACGCCACCACCATCGTGGAGTGTCTGCACTCCT TCTGCAAAACCTGCATCGTTCGCTACCTGGAGACGAACAAGTACTGCCCCATGTGTGATGTCCAAGTGCACAAAACCAGACCCCTCCTCAGCATCAG GTCAGACAAAACCCTTCAGGACATCGTGTACAAACTGGTCCCAGGGCTTTTCAAAG ATGAGATGAAGAGGAGGCGCGACTTCTATGCAGCCTACCCCGTGGCAGAGG ttccCAATGGGTCCAATGAAGATCGCGGGGAAGTCTCCgagcaggacaaggggaacCTGACAGATGATGAGATCGTCAGCCTGTCCATAGAGTTCTATGAAGGATCAAG agaagagaagaaagggacCGTTGAGAACGGGGacctggagaaggagaag AAGAACGGGCTGCGGTTCCTGCGCTGTCCTGCTGCCATGACTGTCATGCACTTGGCCAAGTTCCTCCGCAACAAGATGGATGTTCCCAGCAAGTACAAG GTTGAAGTCCTCTATGAAGATGAGCCCCTGAAGGAGTATTACACCCTGATGGACATCGCCTACATCTATCCCTGGAGGAGG AACGGCCCCTTGCCCCTGAAGTACCGCGTCCAACCCGCCTGCAAGCGGCTCAAGCTGTCCCAGCCCATCACCTCCGAGTGCACCAACACCAGCGGCGCCTCCGAGTGCGAGTCGGTCAGTGACAAAGCGCACAGCCCGGCCACGCTGCcggccacctcctcctccctgcccagcccGGGCACCCCGTCCCACGGCTCCCCCAGCtccaccggcaccggcaccgcgcTCAACGGCACCTCGAACTGCCacccgctgcccgccgccgccgccacccgGTGCCGCAAAGCGACTGTCAACGGCAGCACGGCCTCAGCCTTGACCTAA
- the PCGF2 gene encoding polycomb group RING finger protein 2 isoform X2, whose protein sequence is MHRTTRIKITELNPHLMCALCGGYFIDATTIVECLHSFCKTCIVRYLETNKYCPMCDVQVHKTRPLLSIRSDKTLQDIVYKLVPGLFKDEMKRRRDFYAAYPVAEVPNGSNEDRGEVSEQDKGNLTDDEIVSLSIEFYEGSREEKKGTVENGDLEKEKNGLRFLRCPAAMTVMHLAKFLRNKMDVPSKYKVEVLYEDEPLKEYYTLMDIAYIYPWRRNGPLPLKYRVQPACKRLKLSQPITSECTNTSGASECESVSDKAHSPATLPATSSSLPSPGTPSHGSPSSTGTGTALNGTSNCHPLPAAAATRCRKATVNGSTASALT, encoded by the exons ATGCACAGGACCACCAGGATAAAGATCACCGAGCTCAACCCACACCTGATGTGCGCCTTGTGCGGCGGCTACTTCATAGACGCCACCACCATCGTGGAGTGTCTGCACTCCT TCTGCAAAACCTGCATCGTTCGCTACCTGGAGACGAACAAGTACTGCCCCATGTGTGATGTCCAAGTGCACAAAACCAGACCCCTCCTCAGCATCAG GTCAGACAAAACCCTTCAGGACATCGTGTACAAACTGGTCCCAGGGCTTTTCAAAG ATGAGATGAAGAGGAGGCGCGACTTCTATGCAGCCTACCCCGTGGCAGAGG ttccCAATGGGTCCAATGAAGATCGCGGGGAAGTCTCCgagcaggacaaggggaacCTGACAGATGATGAGATCGTCAGCCTGTCCATAGAGTTCTATGAAGGATCAAG agaagagaagaaagggacCGTTGAGAACGGGGacctggagaaggagaag AACGGGCTGCGGTTCCTGCGCTGTCCTGCTGCCATGACTGTCATGCACTTGGCCAAGTTCCTCCGCAACAAGATGGATGTTCCCAGCAAGTACAAG GTTGAAGTCCTCTATGAAGATGAGCCCCTGAAGGAGTATTACACCCTGATGGACATCGCCTACATCTATCCCTGGAGGAGG AACGGCCCCTTGCCCCTGAAGTACCGCGTCCAACCCGCCTGCAAGCGGCTCAAGCTGTCCCAGCCCATCACCTCCGAGTGCACCAACACCAGCGGCGCCTCCGAGTGCGAGTCGGTCAGTGACAAAGCGCACAGCCCGGCCACGCTGCcggccacctcctcctccctgcccagcccGGGCACCCCGTCCCACGGCTCCCCCAGCtccaccggcaccggcaccgcgcTCAACGGCACCTCGAACTGCCacccgctgcccgccgccgccgccacccgGTGCCGCAAAGCGACTGTCAACGGCAGCACGGCCTCAGCCTTGACCTAA
- the PCGF2 gene encoding polycomb group RING finger protein 2 isoform X3 translates to MSKCTKPDPSSASADFSLFSYFFALLRSDKTLQDIVYKLVPGLFKDEMKRRRDFYAAYPVAEVPNGSNEDRGEVSEQDKGNLTDDEIVSLSIEFYEGSREEKKGTVENGDLEKEKKNGLRFLRCPAAMTVMHLAKFLRNKMDVPSKYKVEVLYEDEPLKEYYTLMDIAYIYPWRRNGPLPLKYRVQPACKRLKLSQPITSECTNTSGASECESVSDKAHSPATLPATSSSLPSPGTPSHGSPSSTGTGTALNGTSNCHPLPAAAATRCRKATVNGSTASALT, encoded by the exons ATGTCCAAGTGCACAAAACCAGACCCCTCCTCAGCATCAG ctgatttctctctcttttcctatttctttgCCCTCCTCAGGTCAGACAAAACCCTTCAGGACATCGTGTACAAACTGGTCCCAGGGCTTTTCAAAG ATGAGATGAAGAGGAGGCGCGACTTCTATGCAGCCTACCCCGTGGCAGAGG ttccCAATGGGTCCAATGAAGATCGCGGGGAAGTCTCCgagcaggacaaggggaacCTGACAGATGATGAGATCGTCAGCCTGTCCATAGAGTTCTATGAAGGATCAAG agaagagaagaaagggacCGTTGAGAACGGGGacctggagaaggagaag AAGAACGGGCTGCGGTTCCTGCGCTGTCCTGCTGCCATGACTGTCATGCACTTGGCCAAGTTCCTCCGCAACAAGATGGATGTTCCCAGCAAGTACAAG GTTGAAGTCCTCTATGAAGATGAGCCCCTGAAGGAGTATTACACCCTGATGGACATCGCCTACATCTATCCCTGGAGGAGG AACGGCCCCTTGCCCCTGAAGTACCGCGTCCAACCCGCCTGCAAGCGGCTCAAGCTGTCCCAGCCCATCACCTCCGAGTGCACCAACACCAGCGGCGCCTCCGAGTGCGAGTCGGTCAGTGACAAAGCGCACAGCCCGGCCACGCTGCcggccacctcctcctccctgcccagcccGGGCACCCCGTCCCACGGCTCCCCCAGCtccaccggcaccggcaccgcgcTCAACGGCACCTCGAACTGCCacccgctgcccgccgccgccgccacccgGTGCCGCAAAGCGACTGTCAACGGCAGCACGGCCTCAGCCTTGACCTAA
- the CISD3 gene encoding CDGSH iron-sulfur domain-containing protein 3, mitochondrial: MGLRGSRPEAAGSTGARRNLPPSPPRLFRRHREEEPLPVEVTGAMRMLSPAALVTLVRAAAGGGVRRCRAPPAGPRIPAVRRSSGAPQPVVAAKEPFPVELKAGKTYAWCSCGHSKRQPFCDGAHKKAAPGLSPLRFTPAEDALVWLCGCKRTRTPPYCDGTHKEEAVQGAPLPPRP, from the exons ATGGGGCTCCGAGGAAGCAGACCCGAAGCTGCGGGATCCACCGGGGCAAGGAGGAACCTTCCGCCGAGCCCGCCCCGGCTCTTCCGGCGGCACCGGGAGGAGGAGCCGCTGCCGGTGGAGGTGACCGGGGCTATGCGGATGCTGAGCCCGGCCGCGCTGGTGACACTGGTGagagcggcggcgggggggggtgtccgCCGGTGCCGGGCCCCCCCGGCCGGGCCGCGCATCCCCGCGGTGCGGCGGAGCTCGGGCGCCCCGCAGCCGGTGGTCGCCGCTAAAGAGCCGTTCCCGGTGGAGCTGAAGGCGGGCAAGACGTACGCGTGGTGCTCCTGCGGGCACAGCAAGCGCCAG CCGTTCTGCGACGGCGCCCACAAGAAGGCGGCGCCGGGGCTGTCCCCGCTGCGCTTCACCCCGGCGGAGGACGCGCTGGTCTGGCTCTGCGGGTGCAAACGCACCCGGACCCCCCCGTACTGCGACGGCACCCACAAGGAGGAGGCGGTGCAGGGGGCTCCGCTCCCCCCTCGGCCCTGA